The Staphylococcus carnosus genome has a segment encoding these proteins:
- the glmU gene encoding bifunctional UDP-N-acetylglucosamine diphosphorylase/glucosamine-1-phosphate N-acetyltransferase GlmU: MQRYAVVLAAGKGTRMKSKLYKVLHKVADKTMIEHVVNSVQQSGADQIVTIVGHGAERVKDTLGDQSAYGFQEEQLGTAHAVKMAADELKDREGTTLVVCGDTPLITADTLNALVKHHEDNQADATVLSATAPNPFGYGRIVRDEEGRLSNIVEQKDASEAEQQIDEISSGIFAFDNQTLFRLLDKVKNDNAQGEYYLPDVLSLILEEGGKAEVYHTNDFDEIMGVNDRVALSKAEQAMRQRINEYHMRNGVTLIDPSSTYIASDVIIGMDTVIEPGVHIGSGTQIGEDTVIGQYSDINRSTIGDRTTVKQSVINDATVGDDTTVGPFAQLRPNAHLGNEVKVGNFVEVKKADIKDGAKVSHLSYIGDAEIGERTNIGCGSITVNYDGKNKFKTIIGKDSFIGCNTNLVAPVILGDDVLIAAGSTITDDVPNDSLALARSRQTTKPGYLNKNKE, from the coding sequence ATGCAGAGATATGCGGTGGTATTAGCGGCTGGTAAAGGCACAAGAATGAAATCGAAACTTTACAAAGTGCTGCATAAAGTAGCAGATAAGACGATGATTGAACATGTAGTAAATAGTGTTCAGCAATCTGGTGCAGACCAAATTGTAACGATTGTTGGTCATGGTGCAGAGCGTGTAAAAGACACACTTGGAGATCAGTCTGCTTATGGTTTTCAAGAAGAGCAATTAGGAACTGCGCATGCGGTCAAAATGGCGGCAGATGAGTTGAAGGATAGAGAAGGTACAACATTAGTAGTGTGCGGCGACACACCATTGATTACAGCAGATACATTGAATGCTTTGGTTAAACACCATGAAGACAATCAAGCAGACGCAACAGTTTTATCAGCCACAGCACCAAATCCATTCGGATACGGAAGAATTGTAAGAGATGAAGAAGGACGTTTGTCTAATATTGTTGAACAAAAAGATGCTTCAGAAGCAGAACAGCAGATTGATGAAATCAGTTCTGGCATTTTTGCGTTTGATAACCAAACATTGTTCCGTTTGTTGGATAAAGTGAAAAACGATAATGCGCAAGGTGAATATTATTTGCCGGATGTTTTATCTTTAATTTTAGAAGAAGGCGGCAAGGCTGAAGTTTACCATACTAATGATTTTGATGAAATTATGGGTGTGAATGACAGAGTTGCTTTAAGTAAAGCGGAACAAGCAATGCGTCAACGTATTAATGAGTATCATATGCGTAATGGTGTCACTTTAATTGATCCATCATCTACTTATATTGCATCAGATGTTATAATAGGTATGGATACTGTTATCGAACCAGGTGTACATATTGGAAGTGGTACGCAAATCGGAGAAGATACAGTCATTGGCCAATATTCAGATATTAATCGCAGTACAATCGGCGATCGTACTACTGTAAAACAATCTGTTATTAATGATGCGACAGTCGGTGACGACACGACGGTTGGACCGTTTGCACAATTAAGACCGAATGCACATTTAGGTAATGAAGTTAAAGTCGGCAACTTTGTTGAAGTGAAAAAAGCAGATATTAAAGATGGCGCGAAAGTTTCACATCTTAGTTATATCGGCGATGCAGAAATCGGTGAACGTACAAATATCGGTTGCGGTTCTATTACTGTTAATTATGACGGTAAAAATAAATTTAAAACAATTATCGGAAAAGATTCATTTATCGGCTGTAATACCAACTTAGTTGCACCTGTTATATTGGGTGATGATGTCCTTATTGCTGCAGGATCAACGATTACAGACGATGTGCCAAATGACAGTTTAGCCTTAGCGCGTTCTAGACAAACAACGAAACCTGGTTATTTAAATAAAAATAAAGAATAG
- the spoVG gene encoding septation regulator SpoVG, giving the protein MKVTDVRLRKIQTDGRMKALVSITLDDAFVVHDLRVIEGNSGLFVAMPSKRTPDGEFRDIAHPINSDMRQEIQDAVMKVYDETDEVIPDKNAQPSSDSEDNGSEEEA; this is encoded by the coding sequence ATGAAAGTGACAGATGTAAGACTTAGAAAAATACAAACTGATGGAAGAATGAAGGCGCTTGTGTCTATTACACTTGACGATGCATTCGTAGTCCATGATTTGCGTGTGATTGAAGGCAACTCAGGTCTATTCGTCGCAATGCCAAGTAAACGTACACCAGATGGTGAATTCCGCGACATCGCGCATCCAATCAACTCAGACATGAGACAAGAAATTCAAGATGCAGTGATGAAAGTATATGATGAAACTGATGAAGTCATTCCAGATAAGAATGCACAACCATCATCAGATTCAGAAGATAACGGTAGTGAAGAAGAAGCTTAA
- a CDS encoding RidA family protein: MKTIHTNKAPEALGPYSQAIVLNDMVYASGQIPLNEFGELVSEEIAVQTKQVLNNLSHVLEEAGSDLDSVVKTTIFIADMNDFQYINEVYGQFFNAHRPARSCVEVARLPKDVKIEIEAIAQVKGK; this comes from the coding sequence ATGAAAACAATTCACACAAATAAAGCACCAGAGGCATTAGGACCTTATTCACAAGCAATTGTTTTAAATGACATGGTTTATGCTTCTGGCCAAATTCCATTAAATGAATTCGGCGAGTTAGTCAGCGAAGAAATTGCAGTTCAAACTAAACAAGTGCTTAATAACTTAAGTCATGTTTTAGAAGAAGCAGGTTCAGACTTAGACTCAGTAGTGAAAACAACGATTTTCATTGCAGATATGAATGATTTCCAATATATCAATGAAGTCTATGGTCAATTTTTCAACGCGCACAGACCAGCTAGAAGTTGTGTTGAGGTGGCGCGCTTGCCGAAAGATGTTAAAATTGAAATAGAAGCAATCGCTCAAGTAAAAGGTAAATAA
- the purR gene encoding pur operon repressor produces the protein MRYKRSERIVYMTHYLMSHPNKLIPLTHFVKKFKQAKSSISEDIHIVRETLQKEKLGTVITTAGASGGVTYRPTMSKEEAEEVIDEVIGLLQEKERLLPGGYLFLSDLMGNPELLNKVGRLIATIYMDEDLDAIVTIATKGISLANSVANILNLPVVVIRKDNKVTEGSTVSINYVSGSSRKIETMVLSKRTLQENSNVLIVDDFMRAGGSINGVMNLMNEFKAHVKGVSVLVESKEVKQRLIEDYTSLVRLSDVDEYNQDFKVEQGNVLSKFS, from the coding sequence GTGCGTTATAAACGAAGTGAGCGTATTGTGTACATGACTCATTATTTAATGAGTCATCCTAATAAGTTGATACCGCTTACGCATTTTGTGAAAAAGTTCAAACAAGCAAAATCTTCAATCAGTGAAGATATTCATATTGTGCGTGAAACCTTGCAAAAAGAAAAATTAGGGACAGTGATTACAACAGCTGGTGCCAGCGGCGGTGTCACTTATCGTCCTACCATGAGTAAAGAGGAAGCAGAGGAAGTTATCGATGAAGTCATCGGCCTCTTACAGGAAAAAGAACGCTTGCTGCCGGGAGGCTACCTCTTCTTATCCGATCTTATGGGCAATCCTGAATTGTTGAATAAAGTCGGGCGCTTGATTGCGACAATTTATATGGATGAAGACTTAGATGCAATCGTAACGATTGCGACTAAAGGTATATCTCTTGCCAATTCAGTAGCAAATATATTAAATTTACCAGTAGTTGTTATTCGTAAGGATAATAAAGTAACAGAAGGTTCTACAGTATCGATAAACTACGTTTCGGGATCATCTCGCAAGATTGAAACGATGGTGCTTTCAAAACGTACACTTCAGGAAAATTCGAATGTGCTTATCGTTGATGATTTCATGCGTGCTGGAGGCTCTATTAATGGCGTTATGAATTTGATGAATGAGTTTAAAGCGCATGTCAAAGGGGTATCAGTACTTGTAGAATCTAAAGAAGTTAAACAAAGATTGATTGAAGATTATACTTCCTTGGTCAGACTGTCTGATGTCGATGAATACAATCAAGACTTTAAAGTTGAACAAGGGAATGTGTTATCTAAATTCTCATAA
- the ispE gene encoding 4-(cytidine 5'-diphospho)-2-C-methyl-D-erythritol kinase, with amino-acid sequence MILYVKEGGNTIYEKAPAKINLTLDALYKRNDGFHEVEMVMTTVDLNDRVTVEKRQDQRIVVQVDYNFVPENAKNLASQAALLMQETYDLKEGVTITLEKEIPVSAGLGGGSADAAATMRAMNKLFDLQLSLDELSALGADVGSDVPFCIYSKTAICTGHGEKVHLLNEMPKAWVVIAKPNVGISTACVFQELEIGEECNQQENTQKCIEAIENGDYETICATLSNCLESISMEMHPNIRKLKQNMLNSGADAALMSGSGPTVYSLAKHYKQAQNIYNAVHGCCNEVYLVRLLG; translated from the coding sequence ATGATTTTATATGTAAAGGAGGGCGGTAATACGATATACGAAAAGGCACCTGCTAAAATTAATCTCACCTTAGATGCACTATATAAACGAAATGACGGTTTTCATGAAGTAGAAATGGTCATGACGACGGTGGACTTAAATGATCGTGTTACCGTCGAAAAACGACAGGACCAGCGTATTGTGGTTCAAGTTGATTATAACTTTGTACCTGAAAATGCTAAAAATTTAGCATCGCAAGCGGCGCTATTAATGCAGGAAACGTATGACCTCAAAGAAGGTGTCACGATTACATTGGAAAAGGAAATTCCGGTGTCTGCCGGTTTAGGCGGGGGTTCAGCGGATGCTGCGGCGACGATGCGTGCGATGAATAAACTCTTTGATCTGCAACTTAGTTTGGATGAATTAAGTGCACTTGGTGCTGATGTGGGTTCAGATGTACCGTTTTGTATTTACAGCAAGACAGCAATTTGTACAGGACATGGCGAAAAGGTACATCTTTTAAATGAAATGCCGAAAGCTTGGGTTGTGATTGCAAAGCCGAATGTCGGTATTTCTACGGCTTGTGTTTTTCAAGAACTGGAAATCGGAGAAGAATGTAATCAACAAGAAAATACGCAAAAGTGTATTGAAGCGATTGAAAATGGAGACTATGAAACGATTTGTGCGACCCTTTCGAATTGTTTAGAATCAATTTCGATGGAGATGCATCCGAATATCCGGAAGTTAAAGCAGAATATGCTTAATAGCGGTGCAGATGCTGCATTAATGAGCGGCAGCGGTCCTACAGTCTACAGCTTAGCGAAACACTATAAGCAAGCGCAAAATATTTATAATGCAGTGCATGGGTGCTGCAATGAGGTCTATTTAGTCAGATTACTAGGATAA
- the veg gene encoding biofilm formation stimulator Veg, with translation MPKSIWDIKNALDGHLGNRIVLKANGGRKKTIERCGVLAETYPAVFIVELDQDKHNFERVSYTYTDVLTENVQVSFVDDNHHEAVAH, from the coding sequence ATGCCAAAATCAATTTGGGACATCAAAAATGCACTTGATGGTCATTTAGGAAACCGTATCGTACTTAAAGCAAATGGTGGTCGTAAAAAAACAATTGAACGTTGCGGAGTTTTAGCTGAAACTTACCCAGCAGTTTTCATTGTTGAATTAGACCAAGATAAACACAATTTTGAGCGTGTATCGTATACATACACAGATGTGTTAACTGAGAACGTACAAGTTTCTTTTGTAGACGATAATCACCATGAAGCAGTTGCACACTAG
- the rsmA gene encoding 16S rRNA (adenine(1518)-N(6)/adenine(1519)-N(6))-dimethyltransferase RsmA: MNKKDIATPTRTRALLDKYQFDFKKSLGQNFLIDVNIIQKIIDASNIDERTGVIEVGPGMGSLTEQLAKHAKKVVAFEIDQRLIPVLEDTLSDYDNVTVINEDILKADVVEAVQTHLSDCDKIMVVANLPYYITTPILLNLMSKSLPIDGYVVMMQKEVGERLNAEIGTKAYGSLSIVAQYYTETSKVLTVPKTVFMPPPNVDSIVVKLMKRQAPIVAVDDEDQFFKMTKAAFSQRRKTIANNYQSLFFDGKQKKYIIKTWLEDGGIDPRRRGETLSIKEFANLFNNLKKFPELEF; the protein is encoded by the coding sequence GTGAATAAGAAAGATATCGCTACACCTACGCGTACGAGAGCGTTATTAGACAAGTATCAATTTGATTTCAAAAAGAGTCTGGGTCAGAATTTCTTAATTGATGTCAATATTATCCAGAAGATTATTGATGCGAGTAATATTGACGAACGTACGGGTGTGATTGAAGTAGGTCCTGGTATGGGCTCTTTGACAGAACAGTTAGCGAAACATGCGAAAAAAGTGGTTGCATTTGAAATCGACCAACGTTTAATCCCGGTGTTAGAGGATACTTTATCAGATTATGACAATGTAACGGTGATTAATGAAGATATCTTAAAAGCTGATGTAGTTGAAGCAGTACAAACGCATCTTTCAGATTGCGATAAAATTATGGTTGTCGCAAATCTTCCATATTACATTACGACGCCGATTTTATTAAATCTGATGTCGAAATCATTGCCGATTGATGGTTATGTAGTCATGATGCAAAAAGAAGTCGGTGAACGATTAAATGCTGAAATCGGCACAAAAGCATATGGTTCTTTGTCGATTGTTGCACAATATTACACTGAGACATCTAAAGTACTGACGGTGCCGAAGACGGTCTTTATGCCGCCTCCGAATGTAGATTCTATTGTAGTGAAATTGATGAAACGTCAAGCGCCGATTGTTGCAGTAGATGATGAAGATCAGTTTTTCAAAATGACGAAAGCTGCTTTCAGTCAGCGTCGTAAAACAATCGCAAATAACTATCAAAGTCTATTTTTCGATGGCAAACAAAAGAAATATATCATCAAAACATGGTTAGAAGATGGCGGTATTGATCCGAGACGCCGCGGTGAGACGCTATCTATTAAAGAATTTGCGAATTTGTTCAATAACTTGAAAAAATTCCCGGAATTAGAATTTTAA
- the rnmV gene encoding ribonuclease M5 — MKINEFIVVEGRDDTERVQRAVECDTIETNGSAINQEILEVIRNAQATRGVIVLTDPDFPGDKIRNTIREHVSGVKHAYIDREKAKNKRGKIGVEHAALEDIRDALLHVSSPFEEGMESISKDTLINLGLIVGPGARHKREVLGRKLHIGHSNGKQLLKKLNAFGYTEADVRDALNEDKGSEG, encoded by the coding sequence ATGAAAATCAATGAATTTATCGTGGTTGAAGGCCGAGATGATACAGAACGTGTACAACGTGCGGTAGAATGCGATACGATTGAGACAAATGGCAGTGCAATCAATCAAGAAATATTAGAAGTCATTCGTAACGCACAAGCAACGCGCGGCGTGATTGTATTGACAGATCCTGATTTCCCGGGTGATAAGATTCGCAATACCATTCGTGAACATGTTTCAGGTGTAAAACATGCGTATATCGACCGTGAAAAAGCTAAAAATAAACGTGGTAAAATCGGAGTAGAACATGCGGCTTTAGAAGATATCCGTGATGCTTTACTGCATGTTTCTTCTCCATTTGAAGAAGGCATGGAATCAATCAGCAAAGATACATTAATCAACTTAGGTCTTATTGTGGGTCCTGGTGCGAGACATAAACGTGAGGTATTAGGCCGAAAATTACATATCGGACATTCTAACGGCAAACAATTGCTGAAGAAGTTGAATGCTTTCGGTTATACAGAAGCAGATGTGCGTGATGCATTAAATGAAGATAAAGGAAGTGAAGGATAA
- a CDS encoding TatD family hydrolase, whose protein sequence is MLIDTHVHLNDEQYDEDLEEVIDRAREARVDRMFVVGFDTPTIERAMKLIDQYDFLYAIIGWHPVDAIDYTEECEQWIEELSKHPKVIGIGEMGLDYHWDKSPKDIQKEVFRKQIALAKRVNLPIVIHNREATQDCIDILMEEHAEEVGGIMHSFSGSPEIADVVINKLGFYISLGGPVTFKNAKQPKEVAKHVPLDRLLVETDAPYLSPHPYRGKRNEPMRVTLVAEQIAELRGISYEEVAEQTTENAERLFNLKK, encoded by the coding sequence ATGTTAATAGATACACATGTACATTTAAATGATGAACAATATGATGAAGATTTAGAAGAGGTCATTGATCGTGCACGTGAAGCAAGGGTAGATCGCATGTTTGTTGTAGGATTCGATACACCTACCATTGAACGTGCAATGAAATTAATTGATCAATATGATTTTTTATATGCCATTATCGGCTGGCATCCTGTTGATGCGATTGATTATACAGAAGAATGCGAGCAGTGGATTGAGGAATTATCCAAACATCCGAAAGTTATCGGTATTGGAGAAATGGGCTTAGATTATCATTGGGATAAATCACCTAAAGATATTCAAAAAGAAGTTTTCCGTAAACAGATTGCTTTAGCCAAACGTGTCAACTTGCCGATCGTGATTCATAACCGTGAAGCGACACAAGATTGTATAGATATTTTAATGGAAGAACATGCAGAAGAAGTAGGCGGCATTATGCACAGTTTCAGCGGATCGCCTGAAATTGCGGATGTAGTCATTAATAAACTCGGTTTCTATATTTCATTAGGCGGACCTGTGACGTTTAAGAATGCGAAACAACCGAAAGAAGTTGCGAAACACGTACCATTAGACCGCTTGTTAGTAGAAACAGATGCACCTTATTTATCACCGCATCCTTATCGCGGTAAACGTAATGAACCGATGCGTGTGACATTGGTTGCTGAACAAATCGCAGAATTACGTGGTATCAGTTATGAAGAAGTTGCTGAACAGACAACTGAAAACGCAGAACGTTTGTTTAATTTAAAAAAATAA
- the metG gene encoding methionine--tRNA ligase, producing the protein MAKDTFYITTPIYYPSGKLHIGHAYSTVAGDVIARYKRMQGYDVRYLTGTDEHGQKIQEKAHKAGVSELEYLDEMISGIKSLWEKLEISNDDFIRTTEKRHEEVVAKVFERLLEQGDIYLGEYEGWYSVPDETYYTESQLEEPVYDDNGKIIGGKSPDSGHEVELVKEESYFFNISKYADRLLAFYDEHPEFIQPPSRKNEMINNFIKPGLTDLAVSRTTFDWGVQVPSNPKHVVYVWIDALVNYISALGYLSEDDSLFKKYWPADLHLMAKEIVRFHSIVWPILLMALDLPLPKRVFAHGWILMKDGKMSKSKGNVVDPNVLIDRYGLDATRYYLMRELPFGSDGVFTPEAFVDRTNFDLANDLGNLVNRTIAMINKYFDGELPAYEGPKHELDAEMEQFALDTVKEYHENMENLQFSVALSTVWKFISRTNKYIDETTPWVLAKDDSQKEMLGNVMAHLVENIRFATVLLRPFITHAPRQIFEQLNINSPELFGFDSLNEYGALKAPISVTEKPQPIFPRLDTEKEVAFIKDSMQGSAPKPEAQAESAEEEKEEVPAKAQITIKDFDKVEIKAATIIDAENMKKSDKLLKIQVDLGEEQRQIVSGIAKFYEPDDIIGKKVAVVTNLKPAKLMGRKSEGMILSAEKDGVLTLVSLPNAIPNGAVIK; encoded by the coding sequence ATGGCGAAAGATACATTTTATATAACAACACCTATTTATTACCCGAGCGGTAAATTACACATTGGGCATGCATATTCAACCGTAGCAGGCGACGTAATTGCGCGCTACAAACGCATGCAAGGCTATGATGTACGCTATTTGACAGGTACAGATGAACATGGTCAAAAAATTCAAGAAAAAGCGCATAAAGCAGGCGTAAGCGAATTAGAGTATCTGGACGAAATGATTTCAGGTATTAAATCATTATGGGAAAAACTAGAAATCTCAAATGATGATTTTATCAGAACAACTGAAAAACGCCATGAAGAAGTAGTGGCTAAAGTGTTCGAACGTTTGCTTGAACAAGGTGACATCTACCTTGGCGAATATGAAGGATGGTACTCAGTACCAGATGAAACTTACTATACAGAATCTCAATTAGAAGAACCGGTGTATGATGACAACGGTAAAATTATCGGCGGTAAAAGTCCGGATTCTGGACATGAAGTTGAACTTGTTAAAGAAGAAAGCTATTTCTTTAATATTTCTAAATATGCAGATCGTTTATTAGCATTCTATGATGAGCATCCTGAGTTCATTCAACCTCCTTCTCGAAAAAATGAAATGATTAATAACTTTATCAAACCAGGCTTAACTGACTTAGCAGTATCACGTACAACATTTGACTGGGGCGTACAAGTTCCATCTAATCCAAAACACGTGGTATATGTATGGATTGATGCCTTGGTAAACTATATTTCAGCATTAGGTTATTTATCAGAAGACGATAGTCTGTTCAAAAAATATTGGCCGGCTGATTTACATTTAATGGCAAAAGAAATCGTACGTTTCCACTCTATCGTATGGCCGATTTTATTAATGGCATTAGACTTGCCGCTTCCAAAACGCGTCTTCGCACACGGCTGGATTTTAATGAAAGACGGCAAAATGAGTAAATCTAAAGGCAACGTCGTAGATCCTAACGTTTTAATCGATCGCTACGGTTTAGATGCAACACGTTACTACTTAATGCGTGAATTGCCATTCGGTTCAGACGGCGTCTTCACACCAGAAGCATTCGTCGATCGTACAAACTTTGACCTTGCTAACGATTTAGGCAACTTAGTGAACCGTACTATTGCGATGATTAATAAATACTTTGACGGTGAATTACCAGCATACGAAGGACCAAAACATGAGTTAGATGCTGAAATGGAACAATTCGCATTAGATACTGTCAAAGAATACCATGAAAACATGGAAAACTTGCAGTTCTCAGTGGCACTTTCAACAGTGTGGAAATTCATTAGCCGTACGAACAAATACATTGATGAAACAACACCTTGGGTACTTGCTAAAGACGATAGCCAAAAAGAAATGCTTGGTAATGTGATGGCGCACTTAGTGGAAAATATCCGCTTCGCAACGGTATTATTACGCCCATTTATCACACACGCACCACGCCAAATTTTCGAGCAATTGAATATCAACAGCCCAGAGCTCTTTGGATTCGACAGCTTGAACGAATACGGCGCATTAAAAGCACCAATTTCAGTGACTGAAAAGCCGCAACCGATTTTCCCGCGATTAGACACAGAAAAAGAAGTGGCATTCATTAAAGACTCAATGCAAGGTTCAGCACCAAAACCTGAAGCACAAGCAGAGTCAGCTGAAGAAGAGAAAGAAGAAGTGCCAGCTAAAGCACAAATCACAATTAAAGATTTCGATAAAGTAGAAATCAAAGCAGCAACAATTATTGATGCTGAAAACATGAAAAAATCTGACAAACTTCTAAAAATCCAAGTAGATTTAGGCGAAGAACAACGTCAAATCGTTTCAGGTATCGCAAAATTCTACGAACCAGACGATATTATCGGCAAAAAAGTAGCGGTTGTAACGAATTTAAAACCAGCTAAACTTATGGGGCGTAAATCGGAAGGTATGATTTTATCTGCTGAAAAAGACGGTGTTTTAACATTAGTCAGCTTGCCGAATGCAATTCCGAACGGTGCAGTTATCAAATAA
- a CDS encoding ATP-binding cassette domain-containing protein, with amino-acid sequence MLLKLIAGLYQPTLGTRTANISSLSFAPDYLPEELSLTVQEYIDTIYLMNKKSITLKEMNLQIQYLDLKPYLLYKIKDCSKGTRQKLNILQALVKPCDVLILDEPFSGLDKNTKSYLANKLSELAETKTIILTNHEADVTFKQTLQTYNIETQHEEYQNIDNPLYKTIIFESQTIPRFKEGKLTTLPDNRYSIQTEAAQLNKILFYLIQQNSTIIEVK; translated from the coding sequence GTGCTGCTAAAACTTATTGCGGGTCTTTATCAACCAACCTTAGGAACGCGAACAGCAAATATTTCTTCACTAAGCTTTGCGCCTGATTATTTACCAGAAGAACTTTCACTTACTGTACAAGAATATATTGATACTATATATTTGATGAATAAAAAATCAATAACGTTAAAAGAAATGAACTTGCAAATACAATATTTAGATTTGAAACCTTATCTTTTATATAAGATAAAGGATTGTTCAAAGGGAACTCGCCAAAAGCTCAATATTCTTCAAGCATTGGTAAAACCTTGTGATGTACTAATATTAGACGAGCCGTTTTCGGGATTAGACAAAAATACAAAATCTTATTTAGCAAATAAGTTAAGTGAACTTGCTGAAACTAAAACGATTATTTTAACAAATCATGAGGCAGATGTGACATTTAAACAAACGCTTCAAACTTATAATATAGAAACTCAACACGAAGAATATCAGAATATTGATAACCCTTTATATAAAACAATTATCTTTGAGTCTCAAACTATACCGAGATTTAAAGAAGGGAAATTAACCACTCTTCCTGATAACCGGTACTCTATTCAAACAGAAGCAGCACAACTTAATAAAATATTATTTTATCTTATACAGCAAAATTCAACTATTATTGAGGTGAAGTGA
- a CDS encoding DUF5080 family protein has product MTYLLLFLMAGLYYVVYITSVIYTEGIKLLQWIAYGICAIVFLITFLFVDSSFSTLQNYIFVLTIGFVVYGWLAIKSFCTRPYQVKIESMESNPNHPLIKEKYEEVESLQINLASAKYKGVISGIISVICMIAIKLKLTPILKEDLAGGLFTIGLILF; this is encoded by the coding sequence ATGACATATTTACTATTATTTTTAATGGCAGGTTTGTATTATGTAGTATATATTACATCGGTAATATATACAGAAGGTATTAAGTTATTGCAGTGGATTGCCTATGGTATATGTGCAATAGTCTTTTTGATTACATTTCTCTTTGTGGATTCTAGTTTTAGTACATTACAAAATTACATATTTGTACTCACTATAGGCTTTGTTGTATACGGATGGTTGGCTATTAAGTCGTTTTGTACACGTCCGTATCAAGTGAAAATTGAAAGTATGGAATCTAATCCAAACCATCCTTTGATAAAAGAAAAATATGAAGAAGTTGAAAGTTTGCAAATCAACTTAGCTTCTGCGAAATATAAAGGGGTTATTTCAGGAATTATCTCAGTAATATGTATGATTGCGATTAAATTAAAGTTAACGCCTATTTTAAAAGAAGATTTAGCAGGTGGTTTATTTACAATAGGACTAATCCTTTTTTAA
- a CDS encoding DUF5085 family protein, with translation MGEDLGFRTYLYIELMLEGGLKTNQYETKDIEVLNEIEYLEKQHQLQRISPYYHIIHEVDEMNCVDTKVKVRNIGERI, from the coding sequence TTGGGTGAAGATTTAGGATTCAGAACTTATCTCTATATTGAACTGATGCTAGAAGGTGGATTGAAGACAAATCAATATGAAACAAAAGATATAGAAGTCTTAAATGAAATCGAATATTTGGAGAAGCAACATCAACTTCAACGCATATCGCCTTATTATCATATTATTCATGAAGTCGATGAAATGAATTGCGTTGATACAAAGGTAAAAGTTAGAAATATTGGAGAGCGTATATGA
- a CDS encoding DUF5079 family protein, protein MTKQTEENIYENLRKPGTQAISLITLFFVLFTGLIFAFGLKLENAPNYLLASTAFQIIIALIGFIPLLYKTKPNNYGKFVKRLTGFSALCIISVYNLTFTVYNIYFYLAAQHGVYLFKFWIIGTLTMIICYGFQLMQQFTLLREPEKFKGESENDKFLRKMIFLFMFKVLSYIVFIQKIIEYFTIPNIAESRFTIIVVGVLIYAAMVFCSNVLYQSVLAYIEFKEEGKSNEAGHANYA, encoded by the coding sequence TTGACTAAACAGACAGAGGAAAATATATATGAAAATCTACGAAAGCCAGGAACGCAAGCGATAAGCTTAATCACTTTATTTTTTGTGTTATTTACAGGATTGATATTTGCTTTTGGACTCAAATTGGAAAATGCACCCAATTATTTATTAGCATCCACTGCTTTTCAGATAATTATAGCTTTGATTGGTTTTATACCATTATTGTATAAAACTAAGCCTAATAATTATGGAAAGTTCGTTAAAAGGCTGACTGGTTTTTCTGCTTTATGTATTATATCAGTGTATAATCTTACATTTACTGTGTATAACATTTATTTTTATTTAGCAGCACAACATGGCGTCTATCTATTTAAATTTTGGATTATAGGGACGTTAACGATGATAATTTGTTACGGTTTCCAATTAATGCAGCAATTCACACTTTTGAGAGAACCTGAAAAGTTCAAAGGTGAAAGTGAAAATGATAAATTTTTAAGAAAAATGATTTTTTTATTCATGTTCAAAGTATTAAGTTATATAGTATTTATACAAAAAATTATTGAATACTTTACTATACCTAATATTGCAGAATCACGTTTTACGATAATTGTTGTTGGTGTGTTGATATACGCGGCAATGGTTTTTTGTTCTAATGTGTTATACCAATCTGTGTTAGCATATATTGAATTTAAGGAGGAGGGAAAATCCAACGAAGCTGGACATGCTAATTACGCCTAA